A window of the Clostridia bacterium genome harbors these coding sequences:
- a CDS encoding bifunctional enoyl-CoA hydratase/phosphate acetyltransferase encodes MIKNFKELLEAAKSQKKMRIVVAAAQDEDVILAVSQAKDMGLVEPLLVGDEGKIKEIMNKLKIQSSSYEIVNEPDMIQAARKSVELVRNGKGDFLMKGLLQTADIMRAVLDKEIGLRTDNLISHVMVYETATYKKLLYTTDGGMNVAPNLEQKVQILENAIKVCKAMKMDKIYASCLAGAETVNPKIPATVDAKAIADMKDKWETQGVVVQGPVALDLAISSEACAHKGYKSEGGGNADILLVPYYEVGNALGKSLTYFAGAKSAGVIMGAKVPIVLVSRADSSESKLLSIALGSIVASN; translated from the coding sequence ATGATTAAAAACTTCAAAGAGCTATTGGAAGCTGCAAAAAGTCAGAAAAAAATGCGAATTGTTGTAGCCGCAGCTCAGGATGAAGATGTGATACTGGCAGTAAGCCAAGCAAAGGACATGGGTCTTGTAGAACCATTACTTGTGGGTGATGAAGGCAAAATTAAAGAAATCATGAACAAATTAAAAATTCAAAGCAGCAGCTATGAGATAGTAAATGAGCCGGATATGATACAAGCGGCCAGGAAATCCGTGGAGCTTGTCAGGAATGGTAAGGGTGACTTCTTAATGAAGGGACTCTTACAGACGGCAGATATCATGAGAGCTGTGCTGGACAAGGAAATTGGACTCAGGACAGATAACCTCATCAGCCATGTAATGGTTTATGAAACAGCTACCTATAAGAAGCTCCTTTATACGACTGATGGAGGTATGAATGTAGCACCGAATCTGGAGCAGAAGGTTCAAATACTGGAAAATGCAATAAAAGTATGTAAGGCAATGAAAATGGATAAGATCTATGCTTCCTGTCTTGCAGGAGCGGAGACAGTTAATCCGAAAATACCGGCAACTGTTGATGCAAAAGCTATAGCTGATATGAAGGACAAATGGGAGACTCAAGGAGTTGTAGTACAAGGACCTGTTGCATTGGATCTTGCCATCAGCAGTGAGGCATGTGCTCATAAGGGCTATAAGAGTGAAGGCGGCGGTAATGCTGATATATTGTTGGTTCCATATTATGAGGTAGGAAATGCCCTTGGAAAGTCTCTGACTTATTTTGCAGGAGCAAAATCCGCAGGAGTCATAATGGGCGCCAAGGTACCGATAGTACTTGTTTCAAGAGCAGACTCATCTGAGTCAAAGCTCTTATCCATAGCTCTTGGAAGTATTGTAGCAAGTAATTAA
- a CDS encoding lactate utilization protein, which translates to MQESVKRTIEALGKNGIKATFFDDSSSAVNYLLESIDKGAKVGIGGSMTVKSLGIPELLKEKGNEVFFHWLESTTEAADEARKNAGRADVYITSTNALTEEGQLVNTDGVGNRVTSMIFGPEKVYVLCGINKITKNLDGALQRIKDNAYKNARRLKLNTPCTINGKCSDCSSPQRMCNVTTIINRKPGKTDLEVILVGQELGY; encoded by the coding sequence ATGCAGGAATCTGTGAAAAGAACAATAGAGGCTTTGGGAAAAAACGGTATCAAAGCCACATTTTTTGATGATTCTAGCTCTGCGGTAAACTATCTTCTGGAAAGCATCGATAAAGGAGCAAAGGTAGGAATCGGAGGCTCTATGACAGTAAAGTCCCTGGGAATACCAGAGCTGCTCAAAGAGAAGGGCAATGAAGTATTCTTCCACTGGTTGGAAAGCACTACTGAAGCAGCGGATGAAGCCAGGAAAAATGCAGGACGGGCTGATGTGTATATTACAAGCACAAATGCTCTTACTGAGGAAGGACAGCTGGTTAATACTGATGGAGTGGGTAATAGAGTAACTTCAATGATTTTTGGACCTGAAAAAGTATATGTGCTGTGCGGAATCAATAAGATAACGAAGAATCTGGATGGGGCACTGCAGAGGATTAAGGATAACGCTTACAAGAACGCAAGAAGGTTAAAGCTAAATACTCCTTGTACAATAAATGGAAAATGCTCTGATTGCAGCAGTCCACAGAGGATGTGCAACGTAACCACAATTATTAATAGAAAGCCGGGCAAGACTGACTTGGAGGTAATCCTCGTAGGACAAGAACTCGGCTATTAA
- a CDS encoding carbon-nitrogen family hydrolase encodes MDRMKVSVIQLDIADGEPEINRERVRMLIEKAAVDKPDAILLPEMWTTAYELTKLEQLCDKEGKPTLDMICELSAKYGVNIIAGSFADMGKDGGIRNTSYVTDRKGNIIAKYEKIHLFKLMGEDASLKAGKKYCTFELDGVKCGLIICYDLRFPELIRTLALEGIKVLFVPAEWPARRIMHWTTLLKARAIENQIFVVAANRAGKSCSDDFIGGSAVIDPWGEAYAEADFKEQIISAELELGKVEEIRSNMDILSDRVPETYRL; translated from the coding sequence ATGGATAGAATGAAGGTATCTGTGATACAGCTTGATATAGCTGACGGCGAACCTGAGATTAACAGGGAGAGGGTTCGAATGTTGATTGAAAAGGCAGCAGTGGATAAGCCTGACGCAATCTTACTTCCCGAAATGTGGACTACCGCTTATGAGCTTACAAAGCTGGAGCAGCTTTGTGACAAAGAGGGCAAGCCGACCCTTGACATGATATGCGAGCTGTCGGCTAAGTATGGAGTGAACATAATAGCTGGTTCTTTTGCAGATATGGGTAAAGACGGCGGCATAAGAAACACATCTTATGTCACAGACAGAAAAGGTAATATCATTGCCAAATATGAAAAAATACACCTATTCAAGCTTATGGGAGAGGATGCCAGCCTAAAGGCGGGGAAGAAGTACTGTACTTTTGAACTGGACGGAGTAAAGTGCGGGCTTATCATCTGTTATGACCTGAGATTTCCTGAACTGATAAGGACTTTGGCGCTGGAAGGAATAAAAGTGCTCTTTGTCCCTGCAGAATGGCCAGCAAGAAGGATAATGCACTGGACGACACTCTTGAAAGCAAGAGCAATAGAAAACCAGATTTTTGTTGTAGCAGCGAACAGGGCAGGAAAGAGCTGTAGTGATGATTTCATAGGCGGATCGGCTGTAATTGATCCATGGGGAGAGGCATATGCAGAAGCTGATTTCAAGGAACAGATAATAAGTGCAGAGTTAGAGCTTGGCAAAGTAGAAGAAATACGGTCGAACATGGATATTCTTTCGGACAGGGTGCCGGAAACATATAGACTTTAG
- a CDS encoding ATP-dependent helicase, whose translation MESYLKGLNKEQLEAVKHEEGPCMVLAGPGTGKTTVITSRVINLIKKKVAAPENMLVVTFSRAAANEMKERYTKLSSAQSAREVSFGTFHSVFYKLLRQYKGYKLEDLLDENLKFNMIKNIVRRLGVEFAEDEEQIREIISDMGYVISTMSDTSSYKPSSCDNMQLRRIMAEYEEFKQQSGKYDYDDILNDCYCLLKNNARVLKELREKFKYILVDEFQDINTLQFETIKLLAEPLNNIFIVGDDDQSIYGFRGAAPDILLNFEKLYTKCSRIYLKNNYRTTENILTSALSVINTNSNRYSKELEAVNSQGSLPVTFEAEDFEEEARNIAGRIGQMSRTGKEFSDFAVIYRTNLQSRAVIDAFMDAGIPFVTLDGIVSMYNHWIFKDIMSYLKLGIGLGSSRDTMRIINRPKRYISKDTMEKAEKLGGDFIQSITNHSNLNNLQINGMQEFKNDLKRLGVMEPQNAVRYIRNVIGYDEYLKEYAASKGISTKGLMETIEEIQSSASSFKSIVLYMQHVDEVSEKLGEKDYANFGRNNVKLLTMHKAKGLEFDTVFICGSIEGLAPYIKNDSEADTDFEEERRLYYVAMTRAKRELCITIPKHRYGKAVKPSRFVEEFQKSIDYSSQVHIGQKIYHKIYYSGVVREIIDSKEGARIKVDFEGSMKELNLKACLKNEIVRLL comes from the coding sequence ATGGAGAGCTATTTAAAAGGGTTGAACAAGGAACAACTGGAGGCAGTCAAGCATGAGGAAGGGCCGTGTATGGTATTGGCGGGCCCGGGTACAGGAAAAACCACTGTAATTACATCAAGAGTAATCAATCTCATAAAAAAGAAGGTTGCGGCACCTGAAAATATGCTTGTAGTTACTTTTTCCAGGGCGGCTGCCAATGAGATGAAAGAAAGGTATACCAAGCTTTCTTCTGCTCAAAGTGCAAGGGAAGTAAGCTTTGGCACCTTCCATTCGGTTTTCTACAAGCTGCTGAGGCAATACAAGGGTTATAAGCTGGAGGACTTGCTTGATGAGAACCTTAAGTTCAATATGATAAAAAATATTGTCAGAAGACTTGGAGTTGAGTTTGCGGAAGATGAGGAGCAGATAAGAGAAATAATCAGCGATATGGGATATGTTATCAGTACTATGTCGGACACATCAAGCTACAAGCCAAGTTCCTGCGACAATATGCAGCTAAGAAGGATAATGGCGGAATACGAGGAATTTAAGCAGCAGTCTGGCAAGTATGATTATGATGATATATTGAATGACTGCTACTGCCTGCTTAAGAATAACGCAAGGGTTCTTAAGGAATTAAGGGAGAAATTCAAATACATACTAGTGGATGAGTTTCAGGATATTAACACATTGCAGTTTGAGACAATAAAGCTTCTAGCGGAGCCTCTCAACAATATTTTTATTGTAGGGGACGATGACCAGTCGATATATGGCTTCAGGGGTGCCGCACCCGATATTCTTTTGAACTTCGAAAAGCTTTATACAAAGTGCAGCAGGATATACCTGAAAAACAACTACAGGACTACAGAAAACATATTGACTTCAGCATTATCGGTTATCAATACCAACAGTAACAGATATTCCAAGGAGCTTGAAGCAGTGAACAGTCAGGGAAGCCTGCCTGTTACCTTTGAAGCTGAGGATTTTGAAGAGGAAGCCAGGAACATAGCTGGAAGGATAGGTCAGATGAGCAGAACCGGCAAGGAGTTTTCCGATTTTGCAGTTATTTATAGGACCAATCTTCAATCCAGAGCAGTTATTGATGCTTTTATGGATGCAGGTATTCCTTTTGTTACACTGGATGGAATAGTATCCATGTACAACCACTGGATTTTCAAGGACATAATGAGCTACCTGAAGCTGGGGATTGGTCTTGGCAGCAGCAGGGATACCATGAGGATAATAAACAGGCCTAAACGATATATTAGTAAGGACACAATGGAAAAAGCGGAGAAGCTGGGTGGAGACTTTATTCAAAGCATTACGAATCACAGCAATCTTAATAATCTGCAGATAAACGGAATGCAAGAATTCAAGAATGACCTGAAAAGACTCGGGGTAATGGAACCTCAAAATGCTGTCAGATATATAAGGAATGTAATAGGCTACGATGAATACCTTAAGGAATATGCGGCTTCAAAGGGTATAAGTACAAAAGGGCTTATGGAGACAATTGAAGAAATCCAAAGCTCCGCTTCAAGTTTCAAAAGTATTGTACTGTATATGCAGCACGTGGATGAGGTATCAGAGAAGCTGGGGGAAAAGGATTACGCAAATTTCGGACGCAACAATGTAAAGCTTCTGACAATGCACAAGGCTAAGGGTCTGGAATTTGATACAGTGTTCATCTGCGGCTCGATAGAAGGACTAGCACCATACATAAAGAATGATTCTGAGGCTGATACTGATTTTGAAGAAGAAAGAAGACTTTATTATGTGGCAATGACAAGAGCAAAAAGGGAACTATGCATCACTATTCCGAAGCACAGGTACGGTAAAGCGGTCAAACCCTCGCGATTTGTGGAGGAATTTCAGAAAAGTATTGATTACAGCAGCCAGGTTCATATAGGGCAGAAGATATATCATAAGATATATTACAGCGGGGTGGTAAGAGAGATAATTGACAGTAAGGAAGGTGCAAGGATAAAGGTAGACTTTGAAGGCAGCATGAAGGAGCTTAATCTGAAGGCATGCCTTAAGAATGAAATTGTAAGGCTTCTGTAA
- the glnA gene encoding type I glutamate--ammonia ligase: MFKSLTEAKKFCDSRGIKIVDFKITDLAGRWHHLSIPVERFSEKIFEDGIGFDGSSYGFVTVEKSDMVFIPDLSSAFVDPFCEVPTLSMIGDIHTLEDGIKRYEGDPRYIAEKAEKFMASTGIADENIIGPEFEFYLFDQIAFESTPSHQEVTIDSKQAEWNTNALYENNLGYKARHKGGYHLALPSDISNDLRSKMTIMLEELGMPIKYHHHEVGGPGQHELEVEPGKMKDMADKTYLLKYVVKNMAIQNGKSATFMPKPMYGEAGSGMHVHMWLYKDGKPLFYDKNGYSGLSQTALYFIGGLLKHSPALLGFTSPSTNSYKRLVPGYEAPVSICFATSNRSAVIRIPGYGNKPESKRFEFRSSDATCNPYLAYSALLMAGLDGIINKIDPVKEGFGPYDVNIFELSEEERKKIKGLPKNLEEAMEALMKDNEFLIKGGVFTKEMIAAWVKNKLEKEHKKISIIPHPAEFELYYDL, encoded by the coding sequence TTGTTCAAAAGTCTCACGGAGGCTAAAAAGTTTTGTGATTCAAGGGGTATAAAGATTGTAGATTTTAAAATTACCGATTTGGCAGGGAGATGGCATCACCTTTCTATACCAGTGGAACGGTTTAGTGAGAAGATTTTTGAGGATGGCATAGGCTTTGACGGTTCCAGCTATGGGTTTGTTACAGTTGAAAAAAGTGATATGGTTTTCATACCGGATTTGAGCTCTGCTTTTGTAGATCCTTTCTGCGAAGTGCCTACCCTTAGCATGATAGGCGATATACACACCTTGGAAGATGGAATCAAAAGGTATGAGGGAGATCCAAGATATATTGCCGAAAAGGCAGAAAAGTTCATGGCTTCAACTGGTATTGCAGATGAGAATATAATTGGTCCTGAGTTTGAATTTTATTTATTTGATCAGATAGCCTTCGAAAGCACACCAAGTCATCAGGAAGTTACTATTGATTCTAAGCAGGCTGAATGGAATACCAATGCATTATACGAAAACAACCTGGGTTATAAGGCAAGACATAAGGGCGGATATCATCTGGCACTTCCCTCTGATATCAGCAATGACTTGAGAAGCAAGATGACTATTATGCTTGAGGAGCTGGGGATGCCTATAAAGTACCACCACCATGAGGTGGGAGGGCCAGGGCAGCACGAGCTGGAAGTTGAACCAGGCAAAATGAAGGATATGGCAGACAAAACCTATCTGCTCAAATATGTAGTTAAAAATATGGCAATTCAAAACGGCAAAAGTGCCACTTTCATGCCTAAGCCTATGTATGGTGAAGCAGGAAGTGGGATGCACGTACATATGTGGTTGTACAAGGATGGAAAGCCATTATTCTATGATAAGAACGGATATTCAGGTCTCAGCCAGACAGCTTTATACTTTATCGGGGGACTGCTGAAGCATTCACCGGCATTATTAGGCTTTACAAGTCCTAGTACAAACTCATACAAGAGGTTGGTTCCGGGCTATGAAGCACCAGTAAGCATTTGCTTTGCAACCTCCAACAGGAGTGCTGTAATAAGGATTCCTGGGTATGGAAACAAGCCTGAGAGTAAAAGGTTTGAATTCAGATCTTCAGACGCGACCTGCAATCCGTACCTTGCTTACTCGGCTTTACTGATGGCAGGCTTGGATGGGATAATCAACAAGATTGATCCTGTAAAGGAAGGCTTTGGTCCATATGACGTAAATATATTCGAGCTTAGCGAAGAGGAAAGGAAGAAAATAAAAGGTCTTCCAAAGAACCTTGAGGAAGCTATGGAAGCATTAATGAAAGACAACGAATTCCTTATAAAAGGCGGAGTTTTCACAAAAGAGATGATAGCTGCATGGGTAAAGAACAAGTTGGAGAAGGAGCATAAGAAGATAAGCATAATTCCACATCCAGCTGAGTTTGAGCTATATTACGACTTATAG
- a CDS encoding GNAT family N-acetyltransferase, whose translation MYRFRKVTQSDKERVLEISSKIWEGNDFIKYVFDDWVKETEGEFTLGEKDGVVVGFAKYTKHNDTEAWLEGIRVDEKYAHQGFGKAVTQYYLSRAKAEGVEIVRLSAYIGSKESINIVEGLGFKKDGYFTTGYKQLSKEALKSSGAKTVINVMSTATAWDLITRGNAYYMANGYVSFGWTFKKLTYELVERLVKDKCVYGVLRDGKVSSVMILTEDSHMDRGLSIGFIDGDMGAMKELVDFAEQQATKQNMEYYEIMAQMDERLINVMELSSFEFLSERYREVNVFVYSMKLIG comes from the coding sequence ATGTACAGGTTCAGAAAAGTTACACAGTCTGATAAGGAAAGAGTATTAGAGATTTCGTCGAAGATTTGGGAAGGCAATGATTTTATAAAATATGTTTTTGACGATTGGGTTAAAGAAACAGAAGGAGAATTCACGCTGGGTGAGAAGGATGGAGTCGTTGTAGGCTTTGCAAAATATACGAAACATAATGATACTGAAGCTTGGCTGGAAGGGATAAGGGTTGATGAGAAGTATGCACATCAAGGCTTTGGGAAGGCCGTTACTCAGTATTATCTAAGCAGGGCAAAGGCTGAAGGTGTGGAAATAGTAAGGCTTAGTGCCTATATAGGAAGCAAAGAGAGCATTAACATTGTAGAAGGCTTGGGCTTTAAGAAGGATGGTTATTTCACTACAGGCTATAAGCAACTGAGCAAGGAGGCATTAAAGTCTTCAGGCGCAAAAACTGTTATAAACGTAATGAGTACGGCAACTGCATGGGACTTGATAACCAGAGGCAATGCATATTATATGGCGAATGGATATGTAAGCTTTGGATGGACTTTCAAAAAGCTGACCTATGAGCTGGTAGAAAGACTTGTAAAAGACAAATGCGTTTATGGAGTGCTGCGGGATGGAAAAGTATCTTCAGTGATGATACTCACAGAGGACTCACATATGGACAGAGGGCTCAGCATAGGCTTCATAGACGGGGATATGGGAGCAATGAAGGAGCTTGTGGATTTTGCCGAGCAGCAGGCTACTAAACAGAATATGGAATATTATGAGATAATGGCGCAAATGGATGAAAGGCTTATCAATGTGATGGAACTAAGCAGCTTCGAATTCCTAAGCGAAAGATACAGGGAAGTAAATGTGTTTGTATATAGTATGAAATTAATAGGGTAG
- a CDS encoding indolepyruvate oxidoreductase subunit beta — MSDTKNILLVGVGGQGTILVSRILTAGLMKAGYDVKMSEVHGMAQRGGSVTTQVRYGKKVYSPIIGLGQADILVSFEKMEAVRWVEYLKPEGIVVVNNYEIPSMPIASGKEEYPQGLIEALQGAFKTVVIDAGKIAEELGNIKTQNIVLFGALVKALKMDEIDWEEIIRETINPKLVDINIKAYNKGKEL; from the coding sequence ATGAGTGATACTAAAAACATATTATTGGTCGGCGTCGGTGGACAAGGAACAATTCTTGTCAGCAGGATATTGACTGCAGGACTTATGAAAGCCGGTTATGACGTAAAGATGTCTGAAGTGCACGGCATGGCTCAGAGAGGTGGAAGCGTAACCACCCAAGTAAGATACGGCAAGAAGGTATACTCTCCGATAATTGGCTTAGGTCAGGCGGACATTCTCGTTTCCTTTGAGAAGATGGAAGCGGTGAGATGGGTTGAATATCTCAAGCCTGAGGGAATTGTAGTAGTTAATAATTATGAGATACCTTCCATGCCTATTGCAAGCGGAAAGGAAGAATACCCCCAGGGACTCATCGAAGCACTGCAGGGTGCATTCAAGACAGTAGTAATTGACGCGGGCAAGATAGCAGAGGAATTGGGTAATATTAAGACACAGAATATAGTACTCTTTGGTGCCTTAGTGAAAGCCCTGAAAATGGATGAGATCGACTGGGAAGAAATAATAAGAGAGACCATAAATCCCAAGCTTGTTGACATCAATATCAAGGCTTACAACAAAGGAAAAGAGCTTTAA
- a CDS encoding 50S ribosomal protein L25, producing the protein MKNVELGVNNRTGSGNKQTRKLRKENCIPAILYEKGSKGRLLKVDEIELRSLLAKNGENVIVKLSVDGTEIPAVIKEVQRDHLQDRLIHVDFQPVTLHEIIHAEVPILVVNGERVEKNGWVINKQMTEVEIEGEIEKIPPVITVDASKYTVGHVLRVAELEISKELSIINEKNEVILSILPTRDEPINLVFDRVEPELVNTEKQDKQKDK; encoded by the coding sequence ATGAAGAACGTTGAGTTGGGTGTAAATAATAGGACGGGTTCTGGGAATAAGCAGACAAGGAAGCTTAGAAAAGAGAATTGCATTCCTGCAATACTATATGAAAAAGGGTCTAAGGGAAGATTGCTAAAAGTTGATGAAATCGAACTCAGAAGCCTTCTTGCCAAGAACGGAGAGAACGTGATAGTAAAGCTTAGTGTGGATGGAACAGAGATACCTGCCGTTATAAAAGAGGTGCAGAGGGATCACCTGCAAGACCGCCTAATACATGTGGATTTTCAACCTGTAACACTTCATGAAATAATACATGCCGAGGTACCAATATTGGTAGTGAATGGGGAGAGGGTTGAGAAAAACGGCTGGGTAATAAATAAACAAATGACCGAAGTGGAAATAGAGGGTGAAATTGAGAAAATACCACCAGTAATTACAGTTGATGCCTCGAAGTATACAGTCGGGCATGTTTTGAGAGTGGCCGAACTTGAAATATCGAAGGAGCTTTCAATAATAAATGAGAAGAATGAAGTGATACTCTCGATACTGCCTACTAGGGATGAACCCATAAACCTGGTATTTGACAGGGTTGAGCCTGAACTTGTAAATACAGAAAAGCAAGATAAACAAAAGGATAAATAG
- a CDS encoding LCP family protein, with amino-acid sequence MSRKGRIIRAIVILVCLIAAAGYGFTYYFLNSISVKGGAEGYPVPEKRVNVVVMGIANGLADSIMLCSFDPKGGALDVVSIPRDTYVERKGHNTSANNKINSSYGRGGADNVVESVETLTGVPVHYYVKVDYKAVKAIVDAIGGIKVTVPMNMNYDDPVDGLHIHFEKGQEVSKGEDIIRLLRYRKNNKGGGYKEGDLGRVKMQQEIVKLGVEKVLKGNLVANFLKLQGPITEYVNTNMSPKQMMFYITKAQKIKEENISFQTIPGRADSINHLSFYVVNKDKMNELLKPIIEE; translated from the coding sequence ATGAGTAGAAAAGGAAGAATTATCAGAGCAATAGTAATATTAGTTTGTCTGATTGCAGCTGCCGGATATGGCTTTACATACTATTTTCTGAACAGTATAAGTGTTAAAGGGGGTGCGGAAGGATATCCCGTGCCGGAGAAACGAGTCAATGTTGTAGTTATGGGTATAGCTAATGGACTCGCAGATTCAATTATGCTCTGCAGCTTTGACCCCAAGGGCGGGGCACTAGATGTGGTTTCGATACCAAGGGATACTTATGTAGAACGGAAGGGACATAATACTTCTGCCAACAATAAAATAAATTCATCCTATGGCAGAGGCGGAGCCGATAATGTGGTTGAAAGCGTGGAAACGCTTACTGGAGTACCGGTGCATTATTATGTTAAAGTTGATTATAAGGCTGTCAAAGCAATAGTAGATGCTATAGGCGGCATTAAAGTTACAGTTCCAATGAACATGAATTATGATGATCCTGTCGATGGACTCCATATACATTTCGAAAAAGGCCAGGAAGTGAGCAAGGGAGAAGATATAATAAGGCTCTTGAGATATCGTAAGAACAATAAGGGGGGCGGCTATAAGGAAGGCGATCTGGGAAGGGTAAAGATGCAGCAGGAGATAGTCAAGCTTGGCGTTGAGAAGGTTCTAAAAGGGAACCTGGTGGCAAACTTCCTGAAGCTGCAGGGACCTATCACTGAGTATGTAAATACAAATATGTCGCCAAAACAGATGATGTTTTATATAACTAAAGCTCAGAAGATAAAGGAAGAGAATATCAGCTTCCAGACAATCCCCGGCAGGGCGGACTCAATAAACCATTTGTCCTTCTATGTTGTGAATAAGGACAAAATGAACGAACTGCTAAAGCCAATAATTGAGGAATAA
- the iorA gene encoding indolepyruvate ferredoxin oxidoreductase subunit alpha has product MKQLMSGNEAIARGAYEAGVKVAAAYPGTPSTEILENIVEYKKDIYCEWAPNEKVAAEVAIGASIAGVRSLSAMKHVGLNVAADPIFTYAYLGVNAGYVMITADDPSMHSSQNEQDNRYYAKFAKIPMVEPGDSQESKDFLAEAFRISEMFDTPVLYRVTTRVCHSKSIVELGERTEVETKKYERNASKFVATPANAKIAHAKVEDRLKALEEYANKSPLNKIEYNKNTKIGIVTASVAYQYAKEVFGEDASYLKLGFTYPLPMDLIREFASKFETVYVIEELEPFMEEQMKAVGIKCIGKELIPNLYELNPDVVAKALLNKKTETKTLDAKVVARPPVLCAGCPHRGFFYTMSKKKNTVITGDIGCYTLGGSAPLNALDTVICMGAGFSAGMGMAKAFEVSGRDTKVFGVLGDSTFFHSGITGAIDIVYNKGRMVPVVLDNRITGMTGHQENPGTGKTLMGEDAIQIDPVEVLKALGYKTVKVVDPCDLKAMDETVEEAANSKEPYAIVTKRPCVLIKGLPPFKTKCTVNKDKCKKCKMCLKVGCPAVFFKDGTSYIDQSMCVGCEVCMQVCKFDAIEKVGE; this is encoded by the coding sequence GTGAAGCAATTGATGTCAGGCAACGAGGCGATTGCCAGAGGTGCATATGAAGCCGGTGTTAAAGTCGCCGCAGCTTATCCAGGCACGCCAAGTACAGAGATATTAGAAAATATTGTGGAGTACAAGAAGGATATCTACTGTGAATGGGCACCAAATGAGAAGGTAGCAGCAGAAGTTGCAATTGGTGCATCTATTGCAGGAGTAAGAAGCTTATCTGCAATGAAACACGTTGGTTTGAATGTGGCAGCTGACCCTATATTCACATATGCATATCTGGGAGTAAATGCCGGATATGTTATGATTACAGCTGATGATCCAAGCATGCATAGCTCGCAGAATGAGCAGGACAACAGGTATTATGCGAAGTTTGCCAAGATTCCGATGGTTGAGCCAGGTGATAGTCAGGAATCCAAGGACTTTTTGGCAGAAGCGTTTAGAATCAGTGAGATGTTTGATACTCCGGTTCTCTATAGAGTAACTACCAGAGTATGCCATAGCAAGAGCATAGTCGAGTTGGGAGAAAGAACGGAAGTAGAGACTAAAAAATATGAAAGAAATGCTTCAAAGTTTGTAGCAACTCCTGCAAATGCAAAGATTGCCCATGCTAAAGTTGAAGATAGATTAAAGGCACTTGAAGAATATGCAAATAAATCACCACTAAACAAGATTGAATATAACAAGAATACAAAGATAGGTATAGTAACAGCAAGTGTTGCTTATCAGTATGCGAAGGAAGTATTCGGAGAAGATGCTTCATACTTGAAGCTGGGCTTCACATATCCGCTTCCAATGGACCTTATAAGAGAATTTGCTTCCAAGTTTGAGACTGTATATGTGATTGAAGAGCTTGAGCCCTTTATGGAAGAACAGATGAAGGCTGTGGGAATAAAGTGCATAGGTAAGGAACTTATTCCGAATCTATATGAATTAAATCCTGATGTAGTTGCAAAGGCTCTGCTGAATAAGAAAACTGAGACAAAGACATTGGATGCAAAAGTTGTAGCAAGACCTCCGGTACTTTGTGCAGGCTGCCCACACAGAGGTTTCTTCTATACAATGTCAAAGAAGAAAAACACAGTTATTACAGGAGATATAGGCTGCTACACTCTAGGCGGATCAGCGCCGCTTAACGCTTTAGACACTGTTATATGTATGGGAGCAGGCTTCAGCGCAGGTATGGGAATGGCTAAGGCCTTTGAAGTATCTGGTCGTGACACTAAGGTCTTTGGAGTGCTTGGTGATTCAACCTTCTTCCATTCGGGAATAACAGGTGCTATAGATATAGTTTACAACAAAGGCAGAATGGTGCCTGTAGTGCTCGACAACAGAATTACAGGTATGACCGGGCATCAGGAGAATCCGGGGACGGGTAAGACTCTGATGGGCGAGGACGCAATACAGATAGATCCAGTTGAAGTATTAAAGGCATTAGGGTACAAGACTGTTAAAGTAGTTGATCCCTGTGACCTTAAAGCAATGGATGAGACTGTTGAAGAGGCTGCAAACAGCAAGGAACCTTATGCAATAGTAACAAAGAGGCCATGTGTACTCATTAAGGGCTTGCCTCCTTTTAAAACAAAATGTACTGTCAACAAGGATAAATGCAAGAAATGTAAAATGTGTCTGAAGGTAGGCTGCCCTGCAGTGTTCTTTAAAGACGGCACATCATATATAGATCAATCAATGTGTGTAGGCTGCGAAGTCTGTATGCAGGTTTGCAAATTCGATGCTATAGAGAAGGTTGGTGAATAA